From Candidatus Angelobacter sp.:
AGTCGAACGCACCTTTGCCTGGCTGGGCAATTTCCGCCGGCTGGTCGTGCGTTACGACCGCTCCCTGTTGATGTATAACGCCTTTTTCCATGTCGCCTGCCTCATCATCGCTCTCAGACACTTGTGAAACCGCTTCTAGTCGCCACACAGGCCGTGCGGCGATCACGGCCCAAGACCCGGTCAGAGCGGTTCCCTCTTCCGGATGAATCAACCGGCCGCGCCGCAAATGGCGGGCAGGTGTTCACGGGTTTTTTGTAAACGCTGGATTACGACCTCTGCCGTTCGTTTCATCAACTCATAACCAAACTCGTGATCCTGATCACAACGTTCCCTCAGGCGGGTGCCGTAAAGAAAGATCGCGCGCACCGGCTGCAGTACGCGCGCGTCGAAATGCCAATAATACGGCGGGAACAGCCATGACCATCCGAGCACGTCGCCCGCTCCTACGGTTTGTATGAACATCGTGCCGCGGTCCCTGGCGCGGGACTCCAGAACCACCTCTCCTTCCAGGAGAAGGTAAAAACGGTTGGCGGGATCGCCTTCCCTAAAAATGACTTCATCGCGCCGGAAACTGGCGGCCATGGCGCAGTCGGCCACAATTTCCAGATGCGCTTCGCTCATCCCCTTGAGGAAAGGATGGACTGCAATCTGTGTCGCGAACGACGACGACGACGACGACGGACGCCGGTCTCCATCGTTCGGTCTGAATGTTTCCGCTTCCGGTTTCATTCCGAACGCAATTACGTTCCTTTTTCCGTTGCTCGCTCCACGAGTTTTGCCGAGCACTCAACGTATTTTGCGGCCGATCGGAGGCAGTCAGGGGCGGGTCTCCCATGTATCCATCAAGAGCGCCGGGGTCAGGGCGGAGTCACAAATAATCCGTCAAACCGACTCCCGTCAATCAACGGCTGGAATCCTAACCACGACGTACAAGTCATCGCGCGAACTCCCGGCGCCAGGCAGGCCGCAACCGCGCAGGCGAAGTCTCTGCCCGTCGCGAAGCCCGGCTGGAACGTTGATCTGGACGGCTCCCTCCGGCGTTGGCACGGAGACCGTCCCGCCGAACAGGACGGTCCACGCGTTGACGCGGAGATCACAATGCAGCGCGCTGTTTTCCACGCGGAAAATCGGATGTGGCGCCAGGCGGATTCTTAAAAGGATCGTCTCGACCGATGAATGATTCACCCCTTTGCCGTTCGCAGTCCGGAAGCGAAAGAGTTGACCGTGTCGCGCACCCACGGGGATCTTGACCTGATAAGTTTCCGTCCGGACGGTTGTACCGGTGCCATTGCACGACGGGCAGGTCTGCCAGTCCAGACAACCGCTCCCCCCGCACGGTTCGCAGCCGGTTGCCTGAAACAGGATAATCGGCCGGACGGAACCGTGTATCATCTCGTCAAGAGTAACGAGCATTTCGATTTCAGTCCCCCGTGGGTCTGAATTCCGACCGTTTCGGAATCGGAAGGAAGTGTCATACGAACGGCCCGAATCTGTCTCCCCGAAACGACTGTGTCCGGCGTTGCAATTCTCTGATCCGCTCGTATTGCTCCGATTTGAGTGCCACCCGGTGGACCCGCGGACATCTCGGTGCCAGTCCGTGCTCGCTCTCCTCGGATAGGATCCACGGCGCCTGTCGCGTCCGGTCAGGACTTCGTAGGCTTCATTGATCAGTTTGAATCTCTCCTCCGCTTCGCC
This genomic window contains:
- a CDS encoding cyclic nucleotide-binding domain-containing protein, translated to MKPEAETFRPNDGDRRPSSSSSSFATQIAVHPFLKGMSEAHLEIVADCAMAASFRRDEVIFREGDPANRFYLLLEGEVVLESRARDRGTMFIQTVGAGDVLGWSWLFPPYYWHFDARVLQPVRAIFLYGTRLRERCDQDHEFGYELMKRTAEVVIQRLQKTREHLPAICGAAG
- a CDS encoding DnaJ C-terminal domain-containing protein codes for the protein MLVTLDEMIHGSVRPIILFQATGCEPCGGSGCLDWQTCPSCNGTGTTVRTETYQVKIPVGARHGQLFRFRTANGKGVNHSSVETILLRIRLAPHPIFRVENSALHCDLRVNAWTVLFGGTVSVPTPEGAVQINVPAGLRDGQRLRLRGCGLPGAGSSRDDLYVVVRIPAVD